The Pecten maximus chromosome 6, xPecMax1.1, whole genome shotgun sequence DNA window aggtaattccttcaaatcgctactagtcataaagttaagaaTAGAtctgaacccaatttggtcagaaacattcttatgtgaagggaaacagattttgcataaatgatgactctgacccccgaggggccaaaggggcagggcccataggggaaatagaggtaattcctttaaatcgctactagtcataaagctatgaaaggatttgaacccaatttggtcagaaacatcattgggggaaggggaacagattttgcataaatggtgactctgaccccgaggggccaaaggggcggggccccatatgggaaatagaggtaattcctttaaattgctactagtcataaagttatgaatggatttgaaccaaatttagtgaggaacatccttgggggaaggggaacagattttgcataaatggtgaatctgacccccaaggggccaaaggggcggggcctaatggggaaatagagataattcctttaaatcgctactagtcataaagttataaatgcatgtgcatttagagagtctggacttcattatttctttaaagcagttggaatccccacactataaccatatatagcattgtttgaggttaacaagcaaaaggaattgaacatgaacattattttgacatttggtcaaatccaaccaggtgagcgatacaggccccatgggcctcttgttttatatgtattattgaaATTACATTCATTTGGAATCTGGTAGAGGACTTTAAAGTTCTGCGCCAGAAATAAACTTAGGCCATTCCAATTTGATTAGTAGTTCATTGGAGTAACTGCTCGCGGTTTGGACAGGAACatggaaaaataaaataaaattttaccGCTCCCGTTTTTCGCAAGGACCATTCTGACAAATCcggatatatttttttccatttcaaaaGTAAGTGTTCTCCTCAAATTGGGTCATTCCTGCATTTGTAAACGAAGAGTACATAAATAAAGCATTTAAATTACAGCGACTACATCAAAACATGAaaaaacatgttgttttttcGGCGATGTCCAGCCAAAGTTAAAAACATCCAACTGAATTGAAACTTCGTCAAGCTGACTATTATCATCAATTTATCAGAACACGTAGGGAAAGTGTgaagaatatatttttaattccACGTTCTGGTAATGTTTTTTTGGGGATAAAAACTTTTAACAAAGCTAGCGCTATGGACATCCGATTGAAATGAACCTTGATCAAGTTGGTAATAACTTACTTTATTCATCTGTTTGAAAATATTCTTAGGTGATAATTTGGTTGGGGTGGGATCATATTCATGTTTCACAAACAATTCTCTAGTTTTAAGTATTGTATTACCAATGCAGCATTGTCCATTTTTgcataaaatttcagaaaaatgattatatattaaaacaatgaaCCCTCATATCCTTTTGTTTCCAAATGCAGGGTATTTGTTAGAAAATCAGTTCTTCATGTAAGGATAGACAATAAAGTTATAACTCTCACACACAGTTAAACAAATAGGTATTTAGTCTGTAACAATATATTGAAAGGTATACCAATATTACAGTGAGTGTGGTGCATGTATGCATTCTGACATTGCTTGACTGATGATAttgtattgatttaatttgtgcaTAATTGTGAATGGTTGAAATcatatgaaaaattaaaatgtaactATTAATTCCGAGAAAATGACATTGCATTGGTGTATCCGGAAGTAAATTTATTCTAGCCTATAAATGTCTAGTCAATAGAGTAGtaggtaatatttacacaagttAATTTGTATTAATAAAAGTAGAAGTTTATCTAATTTGataagataagataaattttattACCAGTGCAGGACCCTTTGATCCTCTATACCGGACTCTGaaatatgattattacaatagATGAAATCAATAAATTGTGACAACAGTTACAATTCCTATATAATTTCATacttatagttatataaaagtTCGTGCTTTTCCCAATGATTATCTAGTCTGTTTTTGAAAGAATTTACTGTTGGTCTAGGACAACATGTTCTGGGAGATCGTTCCATATTCTAACATCGCGCAGACAGAAAAAGTGTTTCATTATATCTAGCCGAGAATGCTGCGGATATAACTTTTTATCGTGTCCTCTTGTTCCGTGTTTTTGAACCTCGTCGCTACAGAGCTTGAGAAAGTCTGCAGCTTTGATATCGCTGATATTGCTAGTCAATTTGTAGACTTCTATCATATCGCCCCTCATCCGTCTGAAAGCGAGTGTAGGTAATTTGAGCCTTTTCAGTCTATCGGAATAGGACATGTCCCTAAATCCAGGTAACTGCTTGGTTGCCCTCTGTGTACAGCTTCAATCATATCAATGTGCTTAACTTTATATAGGTGCCATACAGCATTTCCATATTCGAGATGGACTCTAACTAGAGTCTTGTACAGCAACAGGAAGTTGGATTCATTTAGAAAATTAAAAGACCGTCTTATTAATCCAAACATAGAATTTGCTTACTTAACTTGGGTACTTATATGTTCATCGAAAGATAGAGATTGTCGATGAAGCTGGCCGtctatttgataaatgtttcaCTGATTCCATAAGATGACATTTTGCTTAAAAGTCTTTTGTGCGGAACAGTATCGAACGCCTTCTGGaaatccatatatatacaatcgATTGAATGCCTATTATCTACTTGTCCAGTACATTCATCTAAAACTTTCAGAAGTTGTAATGACGTGGACCTTCCAATTTACTTTTACTGTTATGATgtaaaacttgttttattttatttttgggaTGTCACTGTGATTACTCTATGGCAGGCTAGCATAGATATCAAACTTCTATcttgttttttaaaaatgaattttgcataatgtttttttttttttttttttttctcctctTCTCTTTCTGGAGTTATGCATTATATAGTCTTACAGCATTCATGTTATGTGTTTTAGTGTATAATTGGTTATGTTTACGTACAAAAAACCTATATTTTTgagaaacaaaacaatatattaatttGTACCATATTTTGTACCGCTCGCTCATGATttatggaaaataaaaaaatttaatttaatttaaaaaaaacttcccTCTCGTTCTCgttttaaaagtttaatttgTGAAGAACTACTTATCAAGTTGGTGTGGCCTTATCAATATCTTATTGTATCATATGTTGATGTCATGACATCCAGCTCACTACAGATAGCCAGATAggggaaaataaaaaagattaaaaagATCAAAGATAAGGGAGAACAGTAAAAACACGGGACACCAACAAGAATCAAACCCACATGTAAAGTGTGCTTATAGTGATATGATTCAGTTGtcatttcaaaatcaattatatGTTGAATACAGTGTCATGTTATTGCACCCACTTTCTGCAAAATTCTCATGTGTATCATATGCCTGACCTAGAATCATCCCAATTTTCACAAAATACATGtccaatatcctctatatatttgaatatgtaTTATTAAATTTCAGAAAACAGTATGTAAACTTCAACCCCGGATTTCAGAACATATCTCAAAACTTATACACTGCAAGTTTCTGCTGTATCCTGGTAGTGGTAAACCAGATAACAAGGAAAATGCAGTTTTTCCCCTATagtttattttacatgtttaatatattggtggtcaggtggcacagtgttAACACATGGTGCATTCTCCTTTCACTGAGGCAGCCAGGGTTTaattccccgatcggacatgaaaaggtatagGGTCACCTGCTTAACCATGTGTGTTTTCCTCggttactatatatactctgGGGCCCTGCGATGGTCAAGTTGTTAAGGTGTTCCGATACTATCACTAGCCATCCACCTCTGGACAGAGAGTttgaaacctatgtggggcagttgcatggtactgaccgtaggcaattggtttttctcctggtactctgacttttctccacctccaaaacctggcacatccttaaatgaccctgactgtaatacataaaacaaaataaaccaaatatactctggtttcctcccacagtaagactctTAGCATACTTCCATCagggccaacaagcatgattagTGCAAGTTGATATAACATCATTCACAGTTGTTGTGAAATGGATAAAGTGTGTACTTACATTTAGACACATACAATTTCTaagatgtacatatgtaattatcCATTTTTATATTCCAGGCAGTCTTACCAAAAGCCACACGACTCGACTTGTCTTGTAACGCCATAACAAGCCTTCCTGTAAGTTTCATTATTTCCTAGCTGAGACCTAGTAATAGGCAGTCATGTAGTGGTACAACAGTTAATAACTAAAATGcattgtttaatttgtatttgtgGTTTTATTCAAAATCTTAATGTTGCCAGAACATTCATAATTGAGTATAACGCTCTGCGAAAAATACTGCTAGACTTGTATGTTTTCATTGACAAAAAAGACCAGAAAGCAAAATAATCTTTGACTTTTGGATGACCTTGATGTGAACCTGTCTGTTTTATGTTGTAGGATGCCTTCTGTAGCCTTATACACCTAGTGAAGATAGACCTGAGTAAAAATCAGCTCCAGGAACTCCCGAATCAATTTGGTCAGCTTCAGAATCTTCAGCACCTTGATCTTCTAGGTAACCAGCTCTCTGTCCTCCCTATTAGCTTCTTCCAGCTACGAAAACTCAAATGGCTGGATCTCAAAGATAATCCAATGAAGGACGATCTCAAGAAAGTTGCTGGTGACTGCCTGGACGAAGCTCAATGTAAAAAGTGTGCTCAAAGGGTAAGGTTTATTTAAGGTGATATGGGTCTAATACTACACTGCCTTATCTGCTGTGCTTTGTTATCTGAATACATTTGataaagaattttattttacatttttttcttactgggaattttctttaaaaagatCATTGTTAAGAATGCTTGAAGCCCAAAATTTCTACCCTAAAAACAGTGAAATAACTGTtcttaaaagatatttttacattttccaCTACTATCAACCTCTTTTGAAAAGAACACCTTAAGCTTAGCCAAATGTTTTCACTAAATAACATTGTTAAACAAACACCTGATATACTTGCTACTGATTATTGTTACACAGGTTTTAGACTACATGAAAGGTATCAATTCTGCTGTGGAAAGAGAGAAACAGAGAAAACTTACCATCCAAAGAGGTATGTTCTTCCTCGCAAACCTATTGCTTTTAGACACTCTTAATGAATTGATATGGGCCTCGATACCTCAGTTGGTTAGAGAGccagccatgtaacctcagtgtgaagatctgaggtgcatGGTTCAATGCCCCCTACCGATAGCGGTTTGTATTTCTCGGAAAGCTGGGAATGGGCTgatctgtgctgtcatggttgtgtcatttggcaagacactttaccctaattgctttGGGTGGCATGCaacaggcctcctgtatgttgttcagtgaggtaatcACCAACTACTTCAAGGAGAacctgcctcaaaatgatcctggctgttcacagggggataaacccagcaaacagggaaacaaatatgaaatgattaattaattttataagAAAACCATCATCTCCATTTCTTTCATCTTTCCAAATTGCATAAATACACTCGGTGATAGCAGTGTAAAAGAAATTTCATTTGATGAGTGATGGAGTACAAAATAGTAATAACAAAAATGCCATAAAGCTAGAAAGGGCACATTAGTTCAATATAATGAAGACTGGGATACTTCATAGATGTAGTTTATTTTGTACCAAATTCCCTGGTAGATGTTTTGACTacaaaatttattaaatttattatgaaaataattcatgTTTTAACAATAGAGCGAGAGGCAGCAGAGAAAGCTTTGGAGGAAGAAGAAATGCAGCTAAAACGTGAAAGACGTAAACAAGCAAAGTTAGAACGCCAGAGACAGCAGCAAGAAGAACGACAGATGAATCACCAACCAAAGGAAAACACATTTGAGGAGGAAGAGGAAGAAGGTTAGACGTTCTTCAGTTTTTGCTActgatattttacataaatttgTAGTTGCTCCTATGTTTTAGATTTCAAGATGTAAATCTATTCCGGAATTCTATATTTTCCAACTGGTCTGATTTGTCTTTTGAGTACTGGTAGGATAAAATTATGGTAGATTGTTAATTTCATATGTGAAACTAGTTTCTTGAATGTCAGATTATGCATGTTAATTGTTTAATCATTTGTCCATTTCTTGATAACAAATTGTATTACTGGCAGtaagtaatattttttaaattgttttcagtTGAGGAAGTTGAAGTTGATGGGAAACAACAACAGAGACAGTCTCACCAGAAAggtagagttatttccctttgagTATATGTTTAGACAAATTATGGCCATAAAATTGTACAATACTgtttaagatacatgtatattgttttcttaTAGATTAATAATACAGCATATTCATACGGCTAATCCCATGTAAAATTGTTGAGTAACTTGCAATGATCTACATGTATGCAAAAATAAGATTATGAGCATCACCATATATGGCAATAGGTCATGATGGTTCAGGGAAAAACAGTAAATCCAACCTCAACTTTGAGTCAAAGATTCatcaatgtataaatatttgttgaattttatcaataattaatgtcatttaagtCCCCTGgggttttattttaaacaaaaatatgcaTTACTGTTACTGAGAAAACTTTATTAATCCTCTggaattatgaaaatgtttgacAATACTTACAGTAGTGAACTAGTTTTTAAGGCCTCATtatactgtaaaaaaaatataatttcttaGCAGCCATATGggttatgatacatgtattgtgcATGCATATTGTGTAATCTTCAGCAATGTTAATTAATTATTGGTTGATCAGGCGGTACAATAGTAACACTCGCCTTTCATCTAGGCAACCTGGGTTCAATTCTTCAATCTGACATtaaaatgtactgtattggGCCACCTGCTCAACTGATCTTCCTTCCAGGAAAAAAGAgagtaattaatataaatttgaTCATTCACATTGAATTGTTATAAAAGgaaaaaagtttaaatattttacattttatat harbors:
- the LOC117329529 gene encoding leucine-rich repeat-containing protein 59-like translates to MPKENSMRDKLEGNELDLSLNNLSVVPVKELAVLPKATRLDLSCNAITSLPDAFCSLIHLVKIDLSKNQLQELPNQFGQLQNLQHLDLLGNQLSVLPISFFQLRKLKWLDLKDNPMKDDLKKVAGDCLDEAQCKKCAQRVLDYMKGINSAVEREKQRKLTIQREREAAEKALEEEEMQLKRERRKQAKLERQRQQQEERQMNHQPKENTFEEEEEEVEEVEVDGKQQQRQSHQKGGGCCSWLLWMAMFSLIIALFIGAANVYQKEIEANPVYSQHVKPVWDKYGSPYWNTYIIPPWNLYGDPTWQKVKSFCLEKSKNLQDFIDTKLSSGDIKNKKSKNKKTKKSDDKNKS